A single region of the Lotus japonicus ecotype B-129 chromosome 4, LjGifu_v1.2 genome encodes:
- the LOC130714140 gene encoding WRKY transcription factor WRKY51-like, producing the protein MKMEEQIAIQEAASVGLKSMEHLIRILSSQTPSSSSSSSSSSSSHNRHRLDLNNLDCTEITDFTVSKFKQVINLLNRTGHARFRQAPSPSPAPPPPLSQPQPEKFNSHQFNNHHRSTTLDFAKPVMVKSNLKPDLISKPKLSTDLSVSQYSTTTTNSSFMSSITGEGSVSNGKIGLAIVAAGRPPLSSSHRKRCHDATLTGKTSSSGSRCHCSKKKKLRVKRTIRVPAISSKTADIPTDDFQWRKYGQKPIKGSPYPRGYYKCSSEKGCPARKHVERAQDDPNMLIVTYEGEHRHLITTTAAVGFMA; encoded by the exons atgAAGATGGAAGAGCAAATCGCTATTCAAGAAGCTGCTTCTGTTGGTTTGAAAAGCATGGAGCATCTCATTCGGATTCTCTCTTCTCAaaccccttcttcttcttcttcttcttcttcttcttcttcctcccataACCGCCACCGTCTTGATCTCAATAACCTTGACTGCACCGAAATCACTGACTTCACTGTCTCAAAGTTCAAGCAAGTCATCAATCTGTTGAACCGTACCGGCCACGCGCGCTTCCGTCAAGCGCCGTCGCCTTCccctgctcctcctcctcctctgtcTCAGCCTCAACCTGAGAAATTCAACAGCCACCAATTCAACAACCACCATCGGTCAACGACTCTTGATTTTGCTAAACCTGTAATGGTCAAGTCAAATCTAAAACCAGATCTAATTTCTAAGCCAAAACTGTCCACTGATTTGTCGGTTTCTCAatactccaccaccaccaccaactcctcCTTCATGTCCTCCATCACCGGAGAAGGCAGCGTTTCCAACGGCAAGATCGGCCTCGCCATCGTCGCCGCCGGCAGGCCACCTCTCTCGTCTTCTCACCGGAAAAGGTGTCACGACGCCACCCTCACCGGAAAAACCTCATCCTCCGGTAGCCGCTGCCATTGCTCCAAGAAAAA GAAATTGCGTGTGAAACGAACGATTCGAGTCCCGGCGATAAGTTCAAAGACTGCTGATATTCCAACAGATGATTTCCAATGGAGAAAATATGGTCAGAAACCGATCAAGGGATCACCCTATCCACG GGGATACTACAAATGTAGCAGTGAGAAAGGGTGTCCGGCGAGGAAGCATGTGGAGAGAGCGCAGGATGATCCTAACATGCTCATCGTTACCTATGAGGGAGAGCACCGGCACCTGAtaaccaccaccgccgccgttGGTTTTATGGCCTGA